The following proteins are encoded in a genomic region of Cricetulus griseus strain 17A/GY chromosome 7, alternate assembly CriGri-PICRH-1.0, whole genome shotgun sequence:
- the LOC100753275 gene encoding membrane magnesium transporter 2 yields the protein MVRWLWKGLVGVGLFALAHAAFSAAQHHSHTRVTEKGCEPLPTDIVLQTLLAFAVTCYGVVHTAGEFKDRDATKELKNKTFDALRTRPSFYVFRHAGRGLFQPSDTTRASDLSGSSSDMLLKF from the coding sequence ATGGTGCGGTGGCTGTGGAAGGGGCTGGTAGGCGTCGGCCTCTTTGCCCTGGCTCATGCTGCCTTTTCGGCTGCGCAGCACCATTCTCATACACGAGTGACAGAAAAGGGGTGTGAGCCGCTGCCAACAGACATAGTTCTCCAAACACTTCTGGCCTTTGCAGTCACCTGTTATGGTGTAGTTCATACTGCAGGGGAGTTTAAAGACAGGGACGCCACTAAAGAACTAAAGAATAAGACCTTTGACGCCTTACGGACTCGCCCCTCTTTTTACGTGTTTCGTCATGCTGGCCGCGGACTGTTCCAGCCTTCGGATACAACGCGTGCTTCAGACCTCAGCGGGTCATCTTCTGACATGCTGCTGAAGTTCTGA